One Malania oleifera isolate guangnan ecotype guangnan chromosome 10, ASM2987363v1, whole genome shotgun sequence genomic region harbors:
- the LOC131165551 gene encoding uncharacterized protein LOC131165551 isoform X3 → MSASFSPSRSPASLRLQLGSGVSRLRSSSFKKPPEPLRRAVADCLSSSSASHHGGPSTVVSEASRTLRDYLAATATTDLAYSVILEHTLAERERSPAVVARCVALLKRYLLRYKPSEETLQQIDRFCVNTIAECDINPNRRLSPWSRSLDQQSGASIASAMAQHIPKRSFQPAAFAGAPPASRQSLPTLSSLLSRSFNSQLSPATGGEPSENKDASTLSISNVSNIEKVDVVEDIEYIALDVLAWRWPGEQQFPLVSPESDCVLNPQDMSTHNFLEVGAAALLVGDMEAKMKGQPWQHCGSADMPYLDQMLQPSSVTTATNSASARPHLRAITASKRSKQAPHQIWEDSLVSTFRPRARPLFQYRHYSEQQPLRLNPAEVCEVIAAVCSETYSSNSNLMTVSSRLNNSSGKPSMDVAVSVLIKLVIDMYVLDSGIAAPLTLSMLEEMISSPRSASRARAFDLILNLGVHAHLLEPIIVDDTSTIDEEYSQELYFDNESQFGTRQQRNTDSFKIEASSAIDKFEFWILGILYEILLLLVQKEEKEESVWASAFSCLLYFVCDRGKIWRNRLKGLDIRVIKTLLEISRKNSWAEVVHCKLICMLTNMFYQVADGPALAVSSTPIFLVDQVDLIGGIEFIFFEYSLANSREERRNLYLVLFDYVLHQINEACMATGVSEYSDDEIQPIATLLKLVDAPEAFYISVKLGVEGIGEILRRSISNTLSRYPNSERLNMLLEKITGKLDSIISSFTHLDKEFSHMIEITKSCKFLSHIEDLGSSFGMKAKLSWATLHSLLHSERNPCRQNACIWLGDLLIAEISEERKATIWSNIKNLQQQITRAGVHDSSVASDIPLSICLLCGLLKSKHNLIRWGFLFVLERLLMRSKFLLDEKELQHTSSSEEVVGHVNTDSRLEKANAVIDIMSSALSLVAQINETDRMIILKMCDILFSQLCLKVLPASATPSTDVIQQGKIFGRSDESKKTKAGECTIQQENFGMEEPMEKIVDRFGCNGGTLNCETASMAALLLQGQAIVPMQLVSRVPAALFYWPLIQLAGAATDNIALGVAVGSKGRGNLPGATSDIRATLLLLLIGKCTADPAAFQEVGGEEFFRELLDDTDSRVAYYSSAFLLKRMMSEEPEKYQRMLQNIIFKAQQSNNEKLLENPYLQMRGILQLSNDLGTRL, encoded by the exons ATGTCTGCGAGCTTCAGCCCTTCGCGAAGCCCTGCTAGCTTGCGGTTGCAGTTGGGCAGCGGAGTCTCGAGGCTGAGATCTTCGTCCTTCAAAAAGCCGCCGGAGCCTCTCCGGCGAGCCGTCGCCGATTGCCTATCCTCCTCGTCCGCCTCCCACCACGGAGGCCCTTCCACCGTCGTCTCCGAGGCCTCGAGGACTCTACGG GATTATCTGGCAGCGACTGCGACAACTGACCTGGCTTACAGTGTGATTTTAGAACATACCCTTGCAGAGAGGGAGCGCAG CCCAGCTGTTGTTGCAAGGTGTGTGGCACTTTTGAAGCGGTACCTTTTACG ATATAAACCTAGTGAGGAGACATTGCAGCAAATTGATCGGTTTTGTGTCAACACAATTGCTGAGTGTGATATAAACCCAAACCGAAGATTGTCACCGTGGTCACGATCTTTAGACCAACAATCGGGAGCATCTATAGCATCTGCAA TGGCTCAACATATTCCAAAACGGTCATTCCAACCAGCAGCTTTTGCTGGTGCACCTCCTGCATCAAGACAGTCACTTCCAACACTGTCATCTCTGTTGAGTAGATCGTTCAATTCTCAATTAAGCCCTGCAACTGGTGGGGAACCTTCAGAGAACAAAGATGCTTCGACCTTATCCATTTCAAATGTATCGAACATTGAGAAAGTTGATGTTGTGGAAGATATTGAATACATTGCCCTTGATGTTTTAGCATGGCGCTGGCCTGGGGAACAGCAGTTCCCTTTGGTTTCTCCTGAGAG TGACTGTGTTTTGAATCCCCAAGACATGAGTACGCATAATTTCCTTGAAGTAGGTGCTGCAGCTTTACTTGTAGGAGACATGGAAGCAAAAATGAAAGGTCAGCCTTGGCAACATTGTGGAAGTGCTGATATGCCTTATCTTGATCAAATGTTGCAGCCTTCTTCTGTCACAACAGCTACCAATTCTGCCTCTGCTCGCCCTCATTTGAGAGCAATAACAGCTTCTAAACGCAGTAAACAAGCCCCTCATCAAATATG GGAGGATTCTCTTGTTAGTACATTCCGCCCACGTGCGCGGCCCCTGTTCCAGTATCGTCATTACAG CGAACAACAACCTTTGCGATTGAATCCTGCGGAGGTGTGCGAGGTTATTGCTGCAGTTTGCTCAGAAACATATTCATCAAATTCTAATCTCATGACAGTTTCATCCAGATTGAATAATAGCAGTGGAAAGCCGTCGATGGATGTGGCTGTGAGCGTCCTTATCAAACTTGTTATTGACAT GTATGTTCTGGATTCTGGGATCGCTGCTCCTCTCACTCTGTCTATGCTTGAG GAAATGATTAGCTCCCCGAGATCAGCTTCTAGGGCTCGTGCTTTTGATTTAATTCTGAACCTTGGGGTTCATGCTCACCTGTTGGAACCAATAATTGTTGATGATACTTCCACAATTGATGAAGAGTACTCTCAAGAGTTATATTTTGACAATGAGTCTCAATTTGGTACACGACAACAGAGAAACACAGACTCCTTCAAGATAGAAGCTTCCTCAGCTATTGATaaatttgagttttggattttaggCATTCTTTAtgagattcttcttcttcttgttcag aaagaagagaaggaagaatCTGTTTGGGCATCTGCCTTTAGCTGTTTACTCTATTTTGTCTGTGATAGAGGCAAAATTTGGAGGAACAGACTGAAAGGTCTTGATATAAGG GTTATTAAGACACTTTTGGAGATTAGCAGGAAGAATTCTTGGGCAGAAGTAGTTCATTGCAAACTCATTTGCATGTTAACAAATATGTTTTATCAAGTTGCTGATGGACCTGCCCTTGCTGTTTCAAGTACCCCAATATTTCTTGTTGACCAGGTCGATCTGATTGGGGGAATTGAGTTTATATTTTTTGAG TATTCTCTTGCAAATTCAAGGGAGGAAAGGAGAAATCTTTATCTGGTTCTTTTTGACTATGTTTTGCATCAAATAAATGAGGCGTGCATGGCTACTGGAGTCTCTGAATATAGCGATGATGAGATTCAACCGATTGCTACACTGCTTAAACTTGTAGATGCACCAGAAGCTTTTTATATTTCTGTTAAGCTTGGGGTGGAAGGCATTGGAGAAATTTTAAGAAGATCAATTTCAAACACATTGTCTAGATATCCAAACAGTGAACGCCTAAATATG CTCCTGGAGAAGATTACTGGGAAGCTTGATTCAATTATAAGTTCATTTACTCATTTAGATAAAGAGTTCTCACATATGATAGAGATAACAAAATCTTGCAAGTTTTTGAGTCACATTGAAGATTTGGGAAGCAGTTTTGGCATGAAGGCAAAGCTCTCATGGGCTACTTTACATTCTCTTCTTCATTCAGAAAGAAATCCTTGCCGTCAGAATGCATGCATCTGGTTGGGTGATTTACTCATTGCTGAAATTAGTGAAGAAAGAAAAGCAACTATATGGTCAAATATCAAAAACTTGCAGCAACAAATTACCCGAGCTGGGGTTCATGATTCTTCAGTTGCTTCTGATATTCCTTTATCCATTTGTCTTTTGTGTGGGCTTTTGAAGTCAAAACACAACTTGATCAGATGGGGCTTCCTATTTGTGCTAGAGAGGCTTCTCATGCGATCTAAATTTTTGTTAGATGAGAAAGAGCTACAGCATACAAGTAGTAGCGAAGAAGTAGTTGGACATGTTAACACAGATAGTCGCCTCGAGAAAGCAAATGCAGTGATTGACATTATGAGCAGTGCTTTGTCATTGGTGGCCCAGATAAATGAAACAGATCGCATGATTATTTTAAAG ATGTGTGACATTCTATTTTCTCAATTATGCCTGAAAGTCCTCCCAGCATCTGCAACACCTTCTACAGATGTAATACAGCAGGGGAAAATTTTTGGTCGTTCAGATGAAAGTAAAAAAACCAAAGCAGGGGAGTGCACCATTCAACAGGAAAACTTTGGCATGGAGGAACCTATGGAAAAAATTGTTGACAGATTTGGCTGTAATGGTGGAACTCTAAATTGTGAGACAGCATCTATGGCCGCACTGCTTCTCCAAGGGCAGGCAATTGTTCCCATGCAGTTGGTTTCACGTGTTCCTGCTGCTTTGTTTTACTGGCCATTGATTCAGCTTGCTGGTGCAGCAACTGACAATATTGCATTGGGCGTTGCTGTTGGTAGCAAAGGAAGAGGAAACCTACCAGGTGCTACATCAGACATCCGGGCTACCCTTCTTTTGCTTCTGATTGGTAAATGCACTGCTGATCCTGCTGCTTTCCAAGAAGTTGGTGGAGAAGAATTTTTTAG GGAGCTTTTAGATGATACAGATTCAAGGGTGGCATATTACTCCTCAGCATTTCTTCTTAAG AGAATGATgtcagaagaacctgaaaagtatCAACGCATGCTTCAGAATATAATTTTTAAAGCTCAGCAG
- the LOC131165551 gene encoding uncharacterized protein LOC131165551 isoform X2 has translation MSASFSPSRSPASLRLQLGSGVSRLRSSSFKKPPEPLRRAVADCLSSSSASHHGGPSTVVSEASRTLRDYLAATATTDLAYSVILEHTLAERERSPAVVARCVALLKRYLLRYKPSEETLQQIDRFCVNTIAECDINPNRRLSPWSRSLDQQSGASIASASISPLPVSSFASAALVKSLNYVRSLVAQHIPKRSFQPAAFAGAPPASRQSLPTLSSLLSRSFNSQLSPATGGEPSENKDASTLSISNVSNIEKVDVVEDIEYIALDVLAWRWPGEQQFPLVSPESDCVLNPQDMSTHNFLEVGAAALLVGDMEAKMKGQPWQHCGSADMPYLDQMLQPSSVTTATNSASARPHLRAITASKRSKQAPHQIWEDSLVSTFRPRARPLFQYRHYSEQQPLRLNPAEVCEVIAAVCSETYSSNSNLMTVSSRLNNSSGKPSMDVAVSVLIKLVIDMYVLDSGIAAPLTLSMLEEMISSPRSASRARAFDLILNLGVHAHLLEPIIVDDTSTIDEEYSQELYFDNESQFGTRQQRNTDSFKIEASSAIDKFEFWILGILYEILLLLVQKEEKEESVWASAFSCLLYFVCDRGKIWRNRLKGLDIRVIKTLLEISRKNSWAEVVHCKLICMLTNMFYQVADGPALAVSSTPIFLVDQVDLIGGIEFIFFEYSLANSREERRNLYLVLFDYVLHQINEACMATGVSEYSDDEIQPIATLLKLVDAPEAFYISVKLGVEGIGEILRRSISNTLSRYPNSERLNMLLEKITGKLDSIISSFTHLDKEFSHMIEITKSCKFLSHIEDLGSSFGMKAKLSWATLHSLLHSERNPCRQNACIWLGDLLIAEISEERKATIWSNIKNLQQQITRAGVHDSSVASDIPLSICLLCGLLKSKHNLIRWGFLFVLERLLMRSKFLLDEKELQHTSSSEEVVGHVNTDSRLEKANAVIDIMSSALSLVAQINETDRMIILKMCDILFSQLCLKVLPASATPSTDVIQQGKIFGRSDESKKTKAGECTIQQENFGMEEPMEKIVDRFGCNGGTLNCETASMAALLLQGQAIVPMQLVSRVPAALFYWPLIQLAGAATDNIALGVAVGSKGRGNLPGATSDIRATLLLLLIGKCTADPAAFQEVGGEEFFRELLDDTDSRVAYYSSAFLLKRMMSEEPEKYQRMLQNIIFKAQQSNNEKLLENPYLQMRGILQLSNDLGTRL, from the exons ATGTCTGCGAGCTTCAGCCCTTCGCGAAGCCCTGCTAGCTTGCGGTTGCAGTTGGGCAGCGGAGTCTCGAGGCTGAGATCTTCGTCCTTCAAAAAGCCGCCGGAGCCTCTCCGGCGAGCCGTCGCCGATTGCCTATCCTCCTCGTCCGCCTCCCACCACGGAGGCCCTTCCACCGTCGTCTCCGAGGCCTCGAGGACTCTACGG GATTATCTGGCAGCGACTGCGACAACTGACCTGGCTTACAGTGTGATTTTAGAACATACCCTTGCAGAGAGGGAGCGCAG CCCAGCTGTTGTTGCAAGGTGTGTGGCACTTTTGAAGCGGTACCTTTTACG ATATAAACCTAGTGAGGAGACATTGCAGCAAATTGATCGGTTTTGTGTCAACACAATTGCTGAGTGTGATATAAACCCAAACCGAAGATTGTCACCGTGGTCACGATCTTTAGACCAACAATCGGGAGCATCTATAGCATCTGCAAGTATTTCTCCTTTGCCTGTATCTAGTTTTGCATCAGCAGCACTTGTAAAGTCCTTGAATTATGTTCGTTCCTTAGTGGCTCAACATATTCCAAAACGGTCATTCCAACCAGCAGCTTTTGCTGGTGCACCTCCTGCATCAAGACAGTCACTTCCAACACTGTCATCTCTGTTGAGTAGATCGTTCAATTCTCAATTAAGCCCTGCAACTGGTGGGGAACCTTCAGAGAACAAAGATGCTTCGACCTTATCCATTTCAAATGTATCGAACATTGAGAAAGTTGATGTTGTGGAAGATATTGAATACATTGCCCTTGATGTTTTAGCATGGCGCTGGCCTGGGGAACAGCAGTTCCCTTTGGTTTCTCCTGAGAG TGACTGTGTTTTGAATCCCCAAGACATGAGTACGCATAATTTCCTTGAAGTAGGTGCTGCAGCTTTACTTGTAGGAGACATGGAAGCAAAAATGAAAGGTCAGCCTTGGCAACATTGTGGAAGTGCTGATATGCCTTATCTTGATCAAATGTTGCAGCCTTCTTCTGTCACAACAGCTACCAATTCTGCCTCTGCTCGCCCTCATTTGAGAGCAATAACAGCTTCTAAACGCAGTAAACAAGCCCCTCATCAAATATG GGAGGATTCTCTTGTTAGTACATTCCGCCCACGTGCGCGGCCCCTGTTCCAGTATCGTCATTACAG CGAACAACAACCTTTGCGATTGAATCCTGCGGAGGTGTGCGAGGTTATTGCTGCAGTTTGCTCAGAAACATATTCATCAAATTCTAATCTCATGACAGTTTCATCCAGATTGAATAATAGCAGTGGAAAGCCGTCGATGGATGTGGCTGTGAGCGTCCTTATCAAACTTGTTATTGACAT GTATGTTCTGGATTCTGGGATCGCTGCTCCTCTCACTCTGTCTATGCTTGAG GAAATGATTAGCTCCCCGAGATCAGCTTCTAGGGCTCGTGCTTTTGATTTAATTCTGAACCTTGGGGTTCATGCTCACCTGTTGGAACCAATAATTGTTGATGATACTTCCACAATTGATGAAGAGTACTCTCAAGAGTTATATTTTGACAATGAGTCTCAATTTGGTACACGACAACAGAGAAACACAGACTCCTTCAAGATAGAAGCTTCCTCAGCTATTGATaaatttgagttttggattttaggCATTCTTTAtgagattcttcttcttcttgttcag aaagaagagaaggaagaatCTGTTTGGGCATCTGCCTTTAGCTGTTTACTCTATTTTGTCTGTGATAGAGGCAAAATTTGGAGGAACAGACTGAAAGGTCTTGATATAAGG GTTATTAAGACACTTTTGGAGATTAGCAGGAAGAATTCTTGGGCAGAAGTAGTTCATTGCAAACTCATTTGCATGTTAACAAATATGTTTTATCAAGTTGCTGATGGACCTGCCCTTGCTGTTTCAAGTACCCCAATATTTCTTGTTGACCAGGTCGATCTGATTGGGGGAATTGAGTTTATATTTTTTGAG TATTCTCTTGCAAATTCAAGGGAGGAAAGGAGAAATCTTTATCTGGTTCTTTTTGACTATGTTTTGCATCAAATAAATGAGGCGTGCATGGCTACTGGAGTCTCTGAATATAGCGATGATGAGATTCAACCGATTGCTACACTGCTTAAACTTGTAGATGCACCAGAAGCTTTTTATATTTCTGTTAAGCTTGGGGTGGAAGGCATTGGAGAAATTTTAAGAAGATCAATTTCAAACACATTGTCTAGATATCCAAACAGTGAACGCCTAAATATG CTCCTGGAGAAGATTACTGGGAAGCTTGATTCAATTATAAGTTCATTTACTCATTTAGATAAAGAGTTCTCACATATGATAGAGATAACAAAATCTTGCAAGTTTTTGAGTCACATTGAAGATTTGGGAAGCAGTTTTGGCATGAAGGCAAAGCTCTCATGGGCTACTTTACATTCTCTTCTTCATTCAGAAAGAAATCCTTGCCGTCAGAATGCATGCATCTGGTTGGGTGATTTACTCATTGCTGAAATTAGTGAAGAAAGAAAAGCAACTATATGGTCAAATATCAAAAACTTGCAGCAACAAATTACCCGAGCTGGGGTTCATGATTCTTCAGTTGCTTCTGATATTCCTTTATCCATTTGTCTTTTGTGTGGGCTTTTGAAGTCAAAACACAACTTGATCAGATGGGGCTTCCTATTTGTGCTAGAGAGGCTTCTCATGCGATCTAAATTTTTGTTAGATGAGAAAGAGCTACAGCATACAAGTAGTAGCGAAGAAGTAGTTGGACATGTTAACACAGATAGTCGCCTCGAGAAAGCAAATGCAGTGATTGACATTATGAGCAGTGCTTTGTCATTGGTGGCCCAGATAAATGAAACAGATCGCATGATTATTTTAAAG ATGTGTGACATTCTATTTTCTCAATTATGCCTGAAAGTCCTCCCAGCATCTGCAACACCTTCTACAGATGTAATACAGCAGGGGAAAATTTTTGGTCGTTCAGATGAAAGTAAAAAAACCAAAGCAGGGGAGTGCACCATTCAACAGGAAAACTTTGGCATGGAGGAACCTATGGAAAAAATTGTTGACAGATTTGGCTGTAATGGTGGAACTCTAAATTGTGAGACAGCATCTATGGCCGCACTGCTTCTCCAAGGGCAGGCAATTGTTCCCATGCAGTTGGTTTCACGTGTTCCTGCTGCTTTGTTTTACTGGCCATTGATTCAGCTTGCTGGTGCAGCAACTGACAATATTGCATTGGGCGTTGCTGTTGGTAGCAAAGGAAGAGGAAACCTACCAGGTGCTACATCAGACATCCGGGCTACCCTTCTTTTGCTTCTGATTGGTAAATGCACTGCTGATCCTGCTGCTTTCCAAGAAGTTGGTGGAGAAGAATTTTTTAG GGAGCTTTTAGATGATACAGATTCAAGGGTGGCATATTACTCCTCAGCATTTCTTCTTAAG AGAATGATgtcagaagaacctgaaaagtatCAACGCATGCTTCAGAATATAATTTTTAAAGCTCAGCAG
- the LOC131165551 gene encoding uncharacterized protein LOC131165551 isoform X1: protein MSASFSPSRSPASLRLQLGSGVSRLRSSSFKKPPEPLRRAVADCLSSSSASHHGGPSTVVSEASRTLRDYLAATATTDLAYSVILEHTLAERERSPAVVARCVALLKRYLLRYKPSEETLQQIDRFCVNTIAECDINPNRRLSPWSRSLDQQSGASIASASISPLPVSSFASAALVKSLNYVRSLVAQHIPKRSFQPAAFAGAPPASRQSLPTLSSLLSRSFNSQLSPATGGEPSENKDASTLSISNVSNIEKVDVVEDIEYIALDVLAWRWPGEQQFPLVSPESDCVLNPQDMSTHNFLEVGAAALLVGDMEAKMKGQPWQHCGSADMPYLDQMLQPSSVTTATNSASARPHLRAITASKRSKQAPHQIWHDSLVSTFRPRARPLFQYRHYSEQQPLRLNPAEVCEVIAAVCSETYSSNSNLMTVSSRLNNSSGKPSMDVAVSVLIKLVIDMYVLDSGIAAPLTLSMLEEMISSPRSASRARAFDLILNLGVHAHLLEPIIVDDTSTIDEEYSQELYFDNESQFGTRQQRNTDSFKIEASSAIDKFEFWILGILYEILLLLVQKEEKEESVWASAFSCLLYFVCDRGKIWRNRLKGLDIRVIKTLLEISRKNSWAEVVHCKLICMLTNMFYQVADGPALAVSSTPIFLVDQVDLIGGIEFIFFEYSLANSREERRNLYLVLFDYVLHQINEACMATGVSEYSDDEIQPIATLLKLVDAPEAFYISVKLGVEGIGEILRRSISNTLSRYPNSERLNMLLEKITGKLDSIISSFTHLDKEFSHMIEITKSCKFLSHIEDLGSSFGMKAKLSWATLHSLLHSERNPCRQNACIWLGDLLIAEISEERKATIWSNIKNLQQQITRAGVHDSSVASDIPLSICLLCGLLKSKHNLIRWGFLFVLERLLMRSKFLLDEKELQHTSSSEEVVGHVNTDSRLEKANAVIDIMSSALSLVAQINETDRMIILKMCDILFSQLCLKVLPASATPSTDVIQQGKIFGRSDESKKTKAGECTIQQENFGMEEPMEKIVDRFGCNGGTLNCETASMAALLLQGQAIVPMQLVSRVPAALFYWPLIQLAGAATDNIALGVAVGSKGRGNLPGATSDIRATLLLLLIGKCTADPAAFQEVGGEEFFRELLDDTDSRVAYYSSAFLLKRMMSEEPEKYQRMLQNIIFKAQQSNNEKLLENPYLQMRGILQLSNDLGTRL from the exons ATGTCTGCGAGCTTCAGCCCTTCGCGAAGCCCTGCTAGCTTGCGGTTGCAGTTGGGCAGCGGAGTCTCGAGGCTGAGATCTTCGTCCTTCAAAAAGCCGCCGGAGCCTCTCCGGCGAGCCGTCGCCGATTGCCTATCCTCCTCGTCCGCCTCCCACCACGGAGGCCCTTCCACCGTCGTCTCCGAGGCCTCGAGGACTCTACGG GATTATCTGGCAGCGACTGCGACAACTGACCTGGCTTACAGTGTGATTTTAGAACATACCCTTGCAGAGAGGGAGCGCAG CCCAGCTGTTGTTGCAAGGTGTGTGGCACTTTTGAAGCGGTACCTTTTACG ATATAAACCTAGTGAGGAGACATTGCAGCAAATTGATCGGTTTTGTGTCAACACAATTGCTGAGTGTGATATAAACCCAAACCGAAGATTGTCACCGTGGTCACGATCTTTAGACCAACAATCGGGAGCATCTATAGCATCTGCAAGTATTTCTCCTTTGCCTGTATCTAGTTTTGCATCAGCAGCACTTGTAAAGTCCTTGAATTATGTTCGTTCCTTAGTGGCTCAACATATTCCAAAACGGTCATTCCAACCAGCAGCTTTTGCTGGTGCACCTCCTGCATCAAGACAGTCACTTCCAACACTGTCATCTCTGTTGAGTAGATCGTTCAATTCTCAATTAAGCCCTGCAACTGGTGGGGAACCTTCAGAGAACAAAGATGCTTCGACCTTATCCATTTCAAATGTATCGAACATTGAGAAAGTTGATGTTGTGGAAGATATTGAATACATTGCCCTTGATGTTTTAGCATGGCGCTGGCCTGGGGAACAGCAGTTCCCTTTGGTTTCTCCTGAGAG TGACTGTGTTTTGAATCCCCAAGACATGAGTACGCATAATTTCCTTGAAGTAGGTGCTGCAGCTTTACTTGTAGGAGACATGGAAGCAAAAATGAAAGGTCAGCCTTGGCAACATTGTGGAAGTGCTGATATGCCTTATCTTGATCAAATGTTGCAGCCTTCTTCTGTCACAACAGCTACCAATTCTGCCTCTGCTCGCCCTCATTTGAGAGCAATAACAGCTTCTAAACGCAGTAAACAAGCCCCTCATCAAATATGGCAT GATTCTCTTGTTAGTACATTCCGCCCACGTGCGCGGCCCCTGTTCCAGTATCGTCATTACAG CGAACAACAACCTTTGCGATTGAATCCTGCGGAGGTGTGCGAGGTTATTGCTGCAGTTTGCTCAGAAACATATTCATCAAATTCTAATCTCATGACAGTTTCATCCAGATTGAATAATAGCAGTGGAAAGCCGTCGATGGATGTGGCTGTGAGCGTCCTTATCAAACTTGTTATTGACAT GTATGTTCTGGATTCTGGGATCGCTGCTCCTCTCACTCTGTCTATGCTTGAG GAAATGATTAGCTCCCCGAGATCAGCTTCTAGGGCTCGTGCTTTTGATTTAATTCTGAACCTTGGGGTTCATGCTCACCTGTTGGAACCAATAATTGTTGATGATACTTCCACAATTGATGAAGAGTACTCTCAAGAGTTATATTTTGACAATGAGTCTCAATTTGGTACACGACAACAGAGAAACACAGACTCCTTCAAGATAGAAGCTTCCTCAGCTATTGATaaatttgagttttggattttaggCATTCTTTAtgagattcttcttcttcttgttcag aaagaagagaaggaagaatCTGTTTGGGCATCTGCCTTTAGCTGTTTACTCTATTTTGTCTGTGATAGAGGCAAAATTTGGAGGAACAGACTGAAAGGTCTTGATATAAGG GTTATTAAGACACTTTTGGAGATTAGCAGGAAGAATTCTTGGGCAGAAGTAGTTCATTGCAAACTCATTTGCATGTTAACAAATATGTTTTATCAAGTTGCTGATGGACCTGCCCTTGCTGTTTCAAGTACCCCAATATTTCTTGTTGACCAGGTCGATCTGATTGGGGGAATTGAGTTTATATTTTTTGAG TATTCTCTTGCAAATTCAAGGGAGGAAAGGAGAAATCTTTATCTGGTTCTTTTTGACTATGTTTTGCATCAAATAAATGAGGCGTGCATGGCTACTGGAGTCTCTGAATATAGCGATGATGAGATTCAACCGATTGCTACACTGCTTAAACTTGTAGATGCACCAGAAGCTTTTTATATTTCTGTTAAGCTTGGGGTGGAAGGCATTGGAGAAATTTTAAGAAGATCAATTTCAAACACATTGTCTAGATATCCAAACAGTGAACGCCTAAATATG CTCCTGGAGAAGATTACTGGGAAGCTTGATTCAATTATAAGTTCATTTACTCATTTAGATAAAGAGTTCTCACATATGATAGAGATAACAAAATCTTGCAAGTTTTTGAGTCACATTGAAGATTTGGGAAGCAGTTTTGGCATGAAGGCAAAGCTCTCATGGGCTACTTTACATTCTCTTCTTCATTCAGAAAGAAATCCTTGCCGTCAGAATGCATGCATCTGGTTGGGTGATTTACTCATTGCTGAAATTAGTGAAGAAAGAAAAGCAACTATATGGTCAAATATCAAAAACTTGCAGCAACAAATTACCCGAGCTGGGGTTCATGATTCTTCAGTTGCTTCTGATATTCCTTTATCCATTTGTCTTTTGTGTGGGCTTTTGAAGTCAAAACACAACTTGATCAGATGGGGCTTCCTATTTGTGCTAGAGAGGCTTCTCATGCGATCTAAATTTTTGTTAGATGAGAAAGAGCTACAGCATACAAGTAGTAGCGAAGAAGTAGTTGGACATGTTAACACAGATAGTCGCCTCGAGAAAGCAAATGCAGTGATTGACATTATGAGCAGTGCTTTGTCATTGGTGGCCCAGATAAATGAAACAGATCGCATGATTATTTTAAAG ATGTGTGACATTCTATTTTCTCAATTATGCCTGAAAGTCCTCCCAGCATCTGCAACACCTTCTACAGATGTAATACAGCAGGGGAAAATTTTTGGTCGTTCAGATGAAAGTAAAAAAACCAAAGCAGGGGAGTGCACCATTCAACAGGAAAACTTTGGCATGGAGGAACCTATGGAAAAAATTGTTGACAGATTTGGCTGTAATGGTGGAACTCTAAATTGTGAGACAGCATCTATGGCCGCACTGCTTCTCCAAGGGCAGGCAATTGTTCCCATGCAGTTGGTTTCACGTGTTCCTGCTGCTTTGTTTTACTGGCCATTGATTCAGCTTGCTGGTGCAGCAACTGACAATATTGCATTGGGCGTTGCTGTTGGTAGCAAAGGAAGAGGAAACCTACCAGGTGCTACATCAGACATCCGGGCTACCCTTCTTTTGCTTCTGATTGGTAAATGCACTGCTGATCCTGCTGCTTTCCAAGAAGTTGGTGGAGAAGAATTTTTTAG GGAGCTTTTAGATGATACAGATTCAAGGGTGGCATATTACTCCTCAGCATTTCTTCTTAAG AGAATGATgtcagaagaacctgaaaagtatCAACGCATGCTTCAGAATATAATTTTTAAAGCTCAGCAG